One window from the genome of Luteithermobacter gelatinilyticus encodes:
- a CDS encoding ATP-binding protein, translating to MTILIISHKDLKAQPILAALNSQNMAHHVVNTLEAAMAYLKQNKTSAEPPHNQDKAVILSDRMFLDQGQTLSQALQKDPQLHDIPIIVAVNDSCSDHLLHERYQNSVYWFHQPFREIALLSTLKSALADYRKRQELRREIKSRDNIFGFIKSGIFRIKTFEQAEKLATMLSLACPEPDRIALGLLELLINSIEHGNLGIGFEEKRELIQNGRLKSEIKRRLALPENRDKFVEVAFDLGDDLATFRITDHGEGFDVDKFFQRPLENNILPSGRGIALARSASFDYMEYLGNGNMVLAVVYFKT from the coding sequence ATGACCATCCTGATTATCAGCCATAAGGACCTTAAGGCGCAACCCATTCTGGCAGCCCTGAACAGCCAGAACATGGCGCATCATGTGGTGAACACTCTGGAAGCCGCGATGGCATATCTTAAACAGAACAAGACCAGCGCCGAACCCCCCCACAATCAGGACAAAGCCGTCATTCTCAGCGACCGCATGTTTCTGGATCAGGGACAGACCCTATCCCAAGCATTGCAGAAAGATCCCCAACTACATGACATTCCCATCATCGTCGCCGTCAACGACAGCTGCTCCGACCACCTGTTGCATGAAAGATACCAGAACAGTGTCTACTGGTTCCATCAGCCCTTTCGCGAAATTGCGTTATTGTCCACCTTGAAATCCGCCCTTGCCGATTATCGCAAGCGTCAGGAGCTACGCCGGGAAATCAAATCCCGCGATAACATTTTCGGCTTCATCAAAAGCGGCATCTTCCGGATCAAAACGTTCGAACAGGCTGAGAAACTCGCCACCATGCTGTCCCTGGCCTGTCCGGAACCTGACCGTATTGCGCTGGGCCTTCTGGAGCTTTTGATCAATAGTATCGAGCACGGCAATCTCGGCATTGGTTTTGAGGAAAAACGAGAGCTGATTCAGAACGGTCGCTTAAAATCGGAAATCAAACGACGCCTAGCGCTGCCGGAAAATCGGGACAAATTTGTCGAAGTGGCTTTCGATTTGGGCGATGATCTTGCCACCTTCAGGATTACGGATCATGGCGAAGGTTTTGATGTGGACAAATTTTTCCAGCGCCCCCTGGAGAATAATATCCTGCCTTCGGGACGGGGTATTGCGCTCGCCCGCAGCGCCAGTTTCGATTATATGGAATATCTGGGCAATGGAAACATGGTGTTGGCCGTGGTTTATTTCAAAACCTGA
- the lptE gene encoding LPS assembly lipoprotein LptE, whose translation MTHKGSGRMVKTGLVAMVLLALAACGFKPMYGRFSDQGQDMADVMAKIRVVEIRDGEGRNSRIGQVIRNNLAARLSPGREVTSADYVLKVSFQVEEHGYGFTESESVTVQNLKLLALYRLEEADSSKVVVESMARALVTFDLVQSDYSNMIARNTALERLSDEVATRIVARLGAYFSQNGKDGAVAAPDVPAEQNEQDRK comes from the coding sequence ATGACACACAAAGGCAGCGGCAGGATGGTCAAGACAGGGCTGGTGGCGATGGTGTTGCTGGCCTTGGCGGCCTGCGGCTTTAAACCCATGTATGGCCGGTTCTCGGACCAGGGCCAGGATATGGCGGACGTCATGGCCAAGATCCGGGTGGTGGAAATTCGTGACGGTGAGGGCCGCAACTCCCGCATTGGCCAGGTCATCCGCAACAACCTTGCCGCCCGCCTCAGCCCGGGGCGCGAGGTGACGTCTGCCGACTATGTCCTCAAGGTCAGTTTCCAGGTGGAAGAACACGGGTACGGTTTCACGGAAAGCGAATCGGTCACTGTACAAAACCTTAAGCTTCTGGCACTCTATCGTCTGGAAGAAGCGGACAGCAGCAAAGTGGTCGTGGAATCCATGGCGCGGGCGTTGGTGACTTTTGATCTGGTGCAATCCGATTATTCCAACATGATTGCCCGCAATACGGCGCTGGAACGCCTGTCTGATGAGGTAGCGACCCGGATTGTCGCCCGGCTTGGGGCTTATTTCAGCCAGAACGGCAAAGACGGGGCGGTGGCTGCGCCGGACGTGCCGGCGGAACAGAATGAACAGGACAGGAAATAA
- a CDS encoding enoyl-CoA hydratase/isomerase family protein, producing MSSSPLYLQKDGEIAWIVLNRADRKNALNQAMWERLPALIQQAADDAQIKVLILRSATPAVFCAGADISEFETFMEDAVKRDENRRAIRAACQALEHCPLPTLAMIQGPCVGGGCILALCCDMRFADDASRYGITPARLGLIYGLSDTRRLVDLVGASRARDILFSARIFGAGEALQMGLINALYPAGELEQAVRDYARRLAANSRFSLHHMKALLGRVLTGARDDDELSENLFNDAFDGEDHREGVAAFLNKRSPEFTWHPHQKHQPDKKA from the coding sequence ATGTCTTCTTCTCCCCTGTATCTTCAGAAAGACGGTGAAATCGCCTGGATTGTCCTGAATCGGGCGGACCGCAAAAATGCCCTTAATCAGGCCATGTGGGAGCGCCTTCCCGCCCTGATTCAGCAAGCCGCGGACGATGCTCAGATCAAGGTTCTGATTTTGCGTTCCGCCACCCCCGCCGTCTTTTGCGCCGGCGCCGATATCAGCGAATTTGAAACTTTCATGGAAGATGCCGTCAAACGGGATGAAAACCGTCGGGCCATCCGCGCCGCCTGCCAGGCCCTGGAACACTGCCCCCTGCCAACACTCGCCATGATCCAGGGGCCCTGCGTCGGCGGGGGCTGTATCCTGGCCTTGTGCTGCGACATGCGTTTCGCGGATGATGCCTCCCGCTATGGGATCACGCCGGCCCGGCTCGGGCTCATTTACGGGCTTTCCGACACAAGGCGACTGGTGGATCTGGTGGGGGCCAGCCGGGCCCGGGACATCCTGTTCTCGGCCCGTATTTTCGGGGCCGGAGAAGCCCTGCAAATGGGTCTGATCAATGCGTTATATCCGGCCGGGGAGCTGGAGCAAGCCGTGCGGGACTATGCCCGCCGGCTGGCCGCCAATTCCCGTTTCAGCCTGCATCATATGAAAGCCCTCCTCGGACGTGTCCTGACCGGCGCGCGGGACGATGACGAGCTGTCAGAAAACCTGTTTAATGATGCCTTTGACGGGGAAGATCACCGGGAAGGTGTCGCGGCATTTTTGAATAAACGTTCCCCGGAATTCACCTGGCACCCCCACCAGAAGCATCAACCGGACAAAAAAGCCTGA
- a CDS encoding carbohydrate porin encodes MRRPSGIIGLATAFSIWLAAPLALGQSGRAAEPDPSSALSAAQTSSRFLAQEFPAAPALSFAFNGPADSDRLADQTDDVEIMLDEPTADTADQFIFLNDPEDAGKKKSTLKVARSQDSKPSILFNIKPLVFGTGQTLPAEAGAADLMSGSLLSGSIITGNRITFSYGSVSADTSRNTLDISLGSSFLITPDSIFSPLYEGSGYDILNRQVYNLSLDVAYAGFSIGASFSREKSLSDLNLHGFDVGLGYSGRSWFTDIRFAQYRRDRELLFSANANEYMAQQYFNNIYALEVGAGYSLRPNIRFTGRFTYYTYGQSDEQDPLSDTQIFLLGTNVNF; translated from the coding sequence GTGAGACGGCCTTCTGGCATTATAGGACTGGCAACGGCTTTCAGCATCTGGCTGGCGGCCCCTTTGGCGTTGGGCCAGTCCGGGCGGGCAGCTGAGCCAGACCCATCGTCGGCGCTTTCTGCTGCCCAGACGTCTTCCCGGTTTCTTGCCCAGGAGTTTCCCGCTGCCCCGGCCTTGTCCTTTGCCTTTAACGGCCCTGCGGACTCGGACCGGCTTGCCGATCAGACGGATGATGTGGAAATCATGCTGGATGAACCTACGGCGGACACGGCGGACCAGTTTATCTTTCTCAACGACCCGGAGGACGCCGGGAAAAAGAAATCCACGTTGAAAGTGGCCCGCAGCCAGGACAGCAAACCGTCTATTCTGTTTAACATCAAACCGCTGGTTTTCGGAACGGGACAGACCCTTCCGGCAGAGGCGGGAGCGGCGGACCTGATGTCCGGTTCCCTGCTGTCCGGCAGCATCATCACCGGCAATCGCATCACTTTTTCCTATGGTTCGGTCTCTGCCGACACCTCGCGCAACACCCTGGACATTTCCCTGGGCTCCAGTTTCCTGATCACCCCGGATAGCATTTTTTCCCCGCTTTACGAAGGGTCCGGTTATGATATCCTGAACCGCCAGGTCTATAACCTGTCTCTGGACGTGGCCTATGCCGGGTTTTCCATTGGGGCCTCATTCAGCCGAGAAAAAAGCCTTTCCGATCTGAACCTGCACGGCTTTGACGTGGGCCTCGGCTATAGTGGCCGAAGCTGGTTCACCGACATCCGTTTTGCCCAGTATCGTCGCGATCGGGAGTTGCTGTTCAGTGCCAACGCCAATGAATATATGGCGCAGCAATATTTCAACAACATCTATGCCCTGGAAGTGGGGGCGGGCTACAGCCTGCGGCCGAATATTCGCTTTACCGGCCGTTTTACCTATTACACCTATGGGCAAAGCGACGAACAGGACCCCCTGAGCGATACCCAGATCTTCCTGCTGGGCACCAATGTGAATTTCTGA
- a CDS encoding PP2C family protein-serine/threonine phosphatase, with translation MKKTSSIINREVLGGCILIVDDVELNRLLIHNYLTQAGFHNLHLAVDGQDALDKISQLNPDLVILDLIMPHTDGFEVCRKLRAHEMFSDLPILVQTAMSEPEERAQVFDAGATDLIAKPISPLEICARTRIHLENRFLLRDLRAYRKRLTRDLEIARDMQTALLPRQELLDEVEKEMRIQVAYRYESSDELGGDFWGLQRLGEQKLFFYMVDFAGHGVSAALNTFRLHSLISQVAAMESPAAYLEVLNRELCKLLPVEQFATMFCGLIDAAERTLTYASAACPVPLLGKRGTERVELLDPEGLPLGVEPMADYINRRLPLAAGDVLFIYSDVLAETPCHDGTRLEEAGVQEIFRSCLADGGDSRRVLEAFFEKFDKRSPRPLRDDLTAVFFTCQ, from the coding sequence ATGAAGAAAACGTCGTCTATCATTAACAGGGAAGTCCTCGGCGGATGTATTCTGATTGTCGATGATGTGGAGCTTAATCGGCTTCTGATCCATAACTATCTGACCCAGGCGGGATTCCATAACCTTCATCTTGCCGTTGACGGTCAGGATGCTCTGGATAAAATCAGTCAACTCAACCCGGATCTGGTTATTCTGGATCTGATCATGCCCCATACGGACGGGTTCGAGGTGTGTCGAAAACTCAGGGCGCATGAAATGTTCAGTGACTTGCCCATTCTGGTACAAACCGCCATGTCCGAACCGGAAGAACGTGCCCAGGTGTTTGATGCTGGGGCCACGGACCTGATTGCCAAACCAATCTCGCCACTGGAAATCTGCGCCCGAACCCGAATTCATCTGGAAAACAGGTTTTTGCTGCGGGACTTAAGAGCGTATCGGAAGCGCCTGACCCGTGATCTGGAAATTGCCCGGGACATGCAGACTGCGTTGCTGCCGCGCCAGGAGCTTCTGGATGAAGTGGAAAAGGAGATGCGGATTCAGGTCGCCTATCGTTATGAAAGTTCCGACGAGCTAGGGGGAGATTTCTGGGGTTTGCAGCGGCTTGGTGAACAAAAGCTGTTTTTTTATATGGTGGATTTTGCCGGGCATGGGGTCTCCGCGGCCCTCAATACGTTCCGGCTGCATTCTCTGATCTCGCAGGTGGCCGCAATGGAGTCTCCGGCGGCTTACCTTGAGGTGCTGAATCGGGAACTGTGCAAGCTGTTGCCGGTGGAACAGTTTGCGACCATGTTCTGTGGCCTGATTGATGCCGCGGAAAGGACACTGACCTATGCCTCGGCAGCCTGTCCGGTGCCCTTGCTGGGGAAAAGGGGAACGGAGCGGGTGGAGCTCCTGGATCCCGAGGGGCTGCCGCTGGGGGTGGAGCCAATGGCCGACTATATCAACAGGAGGCTTCCCTTGGCAGCCGGGGATGTCTTGTTTATCTATAGTGATGTGCTGGCTGAAACCCCCTGTCATGACGGCACCCGGCTGGAAGAGGCGGGGGTGCAGGAAATATTCCGCAGCTGCCTTGCCGACGGCGGGGACAGCCGGCGTGTGCTGGAGGCGTTTTTTGAAAAATTTGACAAACGAAGCCCTCGCCCGCTGAGGGACGATCTAACGGCAGTGTTCTTTACGTGTCAATAA
- a CDS encoding STAS domain-containing protein — MRYQLIKKNGVNEAKLREKVTFSDLEEFREMIDHMLAERAVENIIDLSEVDFIDSAGLGMLLLARDEISKASSRLILRGPQGQVKRMFVVARFDKMFDIE; from the coding sequence ATGCGCTATCAATTGATCAAAAAAAACGGTGTGAATGAAGCCAAACTTAGAGAAAAGGTGACTTTTTCCGATCTGGAAGAATTCCGGGAAATGATTGATCATATGCTGGCAGAGAGGGCAGTGGAAAACATCATTGACCTTTCTGAAGTTGATTTTATTGATTCTGCCGGTCTTGGCATGTTGCTTCTGGCGCGGGATGAAATCAGCAAGGCGTCGTCAAGACTGATTCTGCGCGGGCCGCAGGGGCAGGTGAAACGTATGTTTGTCGTGGCCCGTTTTGACAAGATGTTTGATATTGAATGA
- the leuS gene encoding leucine--tRNA ligase, protein MTRYNAAVTEAKWQKIWDERNTFRVTEDPSRPKYYVLEMFPYPSGKIHMGHVRNYTQGDVVARYRRAKGYNVLHPMGWDAFGMPAENAAMEHKVHPAKWTYENIAHMRGQLKQMGLSLDWSREIATCDPDYYGQEQRMFLDFYEAGLVYRKESWVNWDPVDQTVLANEQVVDGCGWRSGAPVERRKLSQWFLKITDFADELNSALEGLDRWPEKVRAMQENWIGRSEGLRLFFDVQGVDGFDKLEIYTTRPDTLFGACGMAVAADHPLAEKLAKDNPELQAFIEECRRGGTSEEAIEKMEKKGFDTGVTATSPFEPDRKLPVFVANFVLMHYGTGAIFMSAAHDQRDLDFARRYGLEVRTVVCPPGEDRETFEVDWEAYTGAGTVIRSDFLNGLDTEAAKQEIARRAEEAGVGTRTVNFRLRDWGISRQRYWGAPIPMIHCEACGIVPVPKQDLPVKLPEDVSFDKPGNPLDHHPTWKHVDCPQCGKPARRETDTFDTFIDSSWYFARFCSPKSDQPFERAAVDYWLPVDQYVGGVEHAILHLLYSRFFTRAMKKVGLLDLDEPFAGLFTQGMVCHETYQDKDGNWVSPAELVRLEDGTYVKKDSREPVRVGRSIKMSKSKKNVIDPSEIIDQYGADTARWFMLSDSPPERDLEWTEEGIEGAWRFTQRLWRLVIGNINKAAAAPLTEPATFSKQAQDLRRMTHQSIAAVEKDIEAFHFNAAVAQVYKFANAIAAFKTDGSEGDAWALREALVTIVQLCAPMMPHLAEEMWAELGGEGLVADAPWPKAREELMQESSVTIAVQIRGKLRDTMEVAKDMDKAELEKLALALPKVRSSIDGKEVRKVIVVPNKIVNIVV, encoded by the coding sequence ATGACACGCTATAACGCCGCAGTGACCGAGGCCAAATGGCAGAAAATCTGGGACGAGCGTAACACGTTTCGGGTGACGGAAGACCCGTCCCGGCCAAAATATTACGTGCTGGAAATGTTTCCCTATCCGTCCGGCAAGATCCATATGGGACATGTGCGCAACTACACCCAGGGAGATGTGGTGGCGCGTTATCGCCGGGCCAAAGGATATAATGTGCTGCATCCCATGGGCTGGGACGCCTTTGGCATGCCGGCGGAAAACGCCGCCATGGAACACAAGGTGCATCCGGCCAAATGGACCTATGAAAATATCGCCCATATGCGGGGTCAGCTGAAACAGATGGGCCTCAGCCTGGACTGGTCGCGGGAGATTGCCACCTGTGATCCAGACTATTATGGCCAGGAACAGCGTATGTTTCTGGATTTTTATGAGGCGGGCCTGGTGTATCGTAAGGAAAGCTGGGTCAACTGGGATCCGGTGGATCAGACGGTGCTGGCCAATGAGCAGGTGGTGGATGGCTGCGGCTGGCGCTCCGGGGCGCCGGTGGAGCGGCGCAAGCTCAGCCAGTGGTTCCTGAAAATCACCGACTTTGCCGACGAGCTGAACAGCGCCCTGGAGGGGCTGGACCGCTGGCCGGAAAAGGTGCGCGCCATGCAGGAAAACTGGATCGGCCGGTCCGAAGGCCTCAGGCTCTTTTTTGACGTGCAGGGCGTGGACGGTTTTGACAAGCTGGAGATTTACACCACCCGTCCGGATACGTTGTTCGGGGCCTGTGGTATGGCGGTGGCCGCGGATCACCCGCTGGCGGAAAAACTGGCGAAGGATAATCCCGAACTTCAGGCGTTTATCGAGGAATGCCGGCGCGGTGGCACCAGCGAAGAAGCCATCGAAAAGATGGAGAAAAAGGGTTTTGACACTGGCGTGACCGCCACCAGCCCGTTTGAACCGGACCGCAAGCTGCCCGTCTTTGTGGCCAATTTTGTGTTGATGCATTACGGCACCGGTGCCATTTTTATGTCTGCCGCCCATGATCAGCGCGACCTGGATTTCGCCCGCCGGTACGGCCTTGAGGTGCGCACCGTGGTCTGCCCGCCGGGAGAAGATCGGGAAACCTTTGAAGTGGACTGGGAAGCCTATACCGGGGCCGGGACGGTGATCCGTTCCGATTTCCTGAATGGCCTGGATACGGAAGCGGCAAAACAGGAAATCGCCCGGCGTGCCGAAGAGGCGGGGGTCGGCACACGCACGGTCAATTTCCGCCTGCGCGACTGGGGAATCTCCCGCCAGCGTTACTGGGGCGCGCCGATCCCGATGATTCACTGTGAGGCCTGCGGGATTGTTCCGGTTCCGAAACAGGATCTGCCCGTCAAGTTACCTGAAGATGTAAGTTTTGACAAACCCGGCAACCCGCTGGACCACCATCCCACCTGGAAACATGTGGACTGCCCACAGTGTGGCAAGCCGGCCCGGCGCGAGACGGATACTTTCGATACTTTTATTGACTCGAGCTGGTATTTCGCCCGTTTCTGTTCTCCGAAATCGGACCAGCCCTTTGAGCGGGCGGCGGTGGATTACTGGCTGCCGGTGGATCAGTATGTGGGCGGCGTGGAGCACGCCATTTTGCATCTGCTCTATTCGCGTTTTTTCACCCGGGCCATGAAAAAAGTCGGCCTTTTGGATCTTGATGAGCCTTTTGCCGGCCTGTTCACACAAGGCATGGTCTGTCACGAAACCTATCAGGACAAGGACGGCAACTGGGTCAGCCCGGCGGAGCTGGTGCGGCTGGAAGACGGGACCTATGTCAAAAAAGATAGCCGTGAGCCGGTGCGGGTGGGCCGCTCCATCAAAATGTCCAAATCCAAAAAAAATGTCATTGATCCCAGCGAGATCATTGACCAGTACGGGGCGGATACGGCCCGCTGGTTTATGTTGTCCGACAGCCCGCCGGAACGGGATCTGGAATGGACGGAAGAAGGCATCGAAGGCGCCTGGCGGTTTACCCAGCGGCTCTGGCGGCTGGTGATCGGCAATATCAATAAGGCGGCAGCCGCGCCCCTGACAGAGCCGGCCACCTTCAGCAAACAGGCACAGGATCTGCGGCGGATGACTCATCAGTCCATCGCGGCGGTGGAAAAGGATATCGAGGCGTTTCATTTCAATGCCGCCGTGGCCCAGGTCTATAAATTCGCCAATGCCATTGCTGCCTTTAAAACTGACGGGTCGGAGGGCGACGCCTGGGCGCTGCGGGAGGCGCTGGTGACCATCGTGCAGCTTTGCGCCCCGATGATGCCTCATCTGGCCGAAGAGATGTGGGCCGAACTTGGCGGCGAGGGACTGGTGGCCGATGCGCCCTGGCCCAAGGCCCGCGAAGAACTGATGCAGGAAAGTTCCGTTACCATTGCGGTGCAGATTCGCGGCAAACTGCGCGATACAATGGAGGTGGCCAAGGATATGGATAAGGCTGAGCTGGAGAAACTGGCGCTGGCCTTGCCCAAGGTGCGGTCCAGTATCGACGGCAAGGAGGTGCGCAAGGTCATTGTGGTGCCCAACAAGATCGTCAATATTGTGGTCTAG
- a CDS encoding DUF962 domain-containing protein — translation MTRKYRSFREFYPYYLSEHADSTCRRLHFLGTALVILLFFYAVFSGSFLLLLVLPICGYGFAWVGHFFFEKNKPATFQYPLYSLMGDFVMFKDMLMGRVSF, via the coding sequence ATGACCCGGAAATACAGATCGTTTCGTGAATTTTATCCCTATTATCTGTCCGAACATGCGGACAGCACCTGTCGCCGGCTTCATTTTCTGGGCACGGCCCTGGTCATCCTGCTGTTTTTCTATGCAGTGTTTTCCGGGTCCTTCCTGCTGCTTCTGGTGCTGCCGATCTGCGGATACGGCTTTGCCTGGGTGGGGCATTTCTTTTTTGAAAAAAACAAACCGGCCACCTTCCAGTATCCGCTCTACAGCCTGATGGGGGACTTCGTCATGTTTAAGGACATGTTGATGGGCCGGGTCTCGTTCTAG
- the holA gene encoding DNA polymerase III subunit delta, whose product MKISYRDIETQVKKLNPAYAAVLIYGPDEGLVRERAESIARQVVEDLKDPFLVANLTPDSLKSEPALLLDEAAAVSMMGGRRVIRVDGATDVVTPAARSFLDSARDSGREDGLVVITAANLRPSSSLRKLFEGAKNAAAIACYEDNAASLEHLVRDVMRQHNLDIEPAAVAYLQANMGSDRMISRSELEKLVTYMGAPKDGARLTVTLQDVQACVGDSGALTLDMIAQATTGGDLKRLDDVLFKAFNRGENPVSVLYALSRRLQQLHFVRGLMDQGVPAEQAMNKLTPRIFPMEAGRFKNHLGRWTTQGLSRALEIITLAEQDCKSTDMPAETICARACLRIANAARR is encoded by the coding sequence ATGAAAATTTCCTATCGCGACATTGAGACCCAGGTCAAGAAGCTAAACCCTGCTTATGCGGCGGTGCTCATTTATGGTCCTGACGAAGGACTGGTGCGCGAGCGGGCGGAAAGCATCGCCCGACAGGTGGTCGAAGACCTCAAGGATCCGTTTCTGGTGGCCAATCTTACACCGGACAGCCTGAAATCAGAACCGGCGCTATTGCTTGATGAGGCGGCGGCGGTTTCCATGATGGGGGGACGGCGGGTCATCCGGGTGGACGGGGCCACAGATGTGGTAACGCCGGCGGCTAGGTCCTTTCTGGACAGCGCGCGGGACAGCGGCCGGGAAGACGGCCTGGTGGTAATCACTGCCGCAAACCTGCGGCCGTCCTCGTCGCTCAGGAAATTGTTTGAAGGCGCGAAAAACGCGGCGGCTATTGCCTGTTATGAAGACAATGCGGCTTCCCTTGAACACCTTGTTCGGGATGTGATGCGCCAGCATAATCTTGATATTGAGCCGGCGGCGGTGGCCTACCTGCAAGCCAATATGGGCAGTGACCGGATGATTTCCCGCAGCGAATTGGAAAAACTGGTTACCTATATGGGCGCCCCGAAAGATGGGGCAAGGTTGACGGTCACATTGCAGGATGTCCAGGCCTGTGTCGGGGACAGCGGGGCGCTGACCCTGGACATGATTGCCCAAGCCACGACCGGCGGGGACCTTAAGCGGCTGGATGATGTACTGTTCAAGGCTTTCAATCGGGGAGAAAATCCGGTTTCGGTGCTTTATGCCCTGTCACGCCGGTTGCAACAGCTTCATTTCGTGCGCGGGTTGATGGATCAGGGGGTGCCGGCGGAGCAGGCCATGAACAAGTTGACGCCCCGAATTTTTCCCATGGAGGCGGGCCGGTTTAAAAACCACCTTGGCCGATGGACAACCCAAGGCCTGTCCCGGGCGTTGGAAATCATTACGCTTGCGGAACAGGACTGCAAATCCACGGACATGCCAGCGGAAACCATTTGCGCGCGGGCTTGTCTGCGCATTGCCAATGCCGCCCGGCGGTAG
- a CDS encoding DUF3576 domain-containing protein, with product MTLRDQQIAQAQGAESTRTKAGGVRPALRLGGMVLGMLLLGGCSIFGGGDDKTAPLEAAEEVYQIGVNAYLWRATLDTIRFMPLLKADQNGGVVLSDWQVNPNNPEERTKAEIYIIGRKLSADSLKVKIHRQQKRGEDWIEVGPRPGAEFQLANAILMQARLLRRNNAPLTN from the coding sequence ATGACTTTACGGGATCAACAAATCGCACAGGCCCAGGGGGCAGAATCAACAAGGACCAAAGCCGGTGGCGTAAGGCCGGCGCTGAGGCTGGGGGGCATGGTGCTTGGGATGCTGCTGCTGGGAGGATGCAGTATTTTCGGTGGCGGAGATGATAAAACCGCGCCACTTGAAGCAGCAGAAGAAGTCTATCAGATTGGTGTTAATGCCTATTTATGGCGGGCCACGCTGGATACGATCCGTTTCATGCCGCTCCTGAAGGCGGATCAGAATGGCGGCGTGGTGCTGTCGGACTGGCAGGTCAATCCCAACAATCCTGAGGAACGCACCAAGGCGGAAATTTATATCATTGGCCGGAAACTGAGTGCGGATTCCCTCAAGGTCAAGATTCACCGGCAACAAAAACGCGGTGAGGACTGGATTGAGGTGGGCCCACGCCCCGGCGCGGAATTCCAGCTGGCCAATGCCATCCTGATGCAGGCCCGGTTGCTACGCCGGAACAATGCCCCGCTCACCAATTAG